The nucleotide window AAGATCCTTCTTGAACCAATCTTCAAACCTCTCCCCGTTCATTGCGCCAACATAACAGTGCCACGAAACCACTTTTGTGCCCTCTGCGGTTATGCCATACTTACATTATTGTTATATTTTGCCGAAACCTTAATATTTTTTTAGTTGAAACACTATATCATATTAAACATTCCCGCGCCGATAGGCTTTTGACCGTCAAAAGCTTGGCGGCGCGGCGATCCACAGTATTTTCGCCGCCCTTTTGCCAACGTTCGTCATGTAATGATTGGCGTTTGATTTATAACTGAAGGCTTCGCCCTGATGCGCTTTGTATTTCTTGTTGCCCAAGTGTATGTAAACGCTGCCGGACAACACATAGCCAAATTCTTCGCCCTGGTGGGCAATTTCTTCTTTCGACCTGCCGCCGGGCTCAAGCGTTATGATGATAGGCTCCATCACATTTTTTTGCGCGTTGGGAATTATCCACTCTATTTTAAACTTGTACTCTCTATCTTCCACCTGATAAAAATCTTCGTCGCGAAAGACAATCCGTTCGTCGGAATAATCATTGAAAAAGTCCTTTAAGGTGGTGCCGAGGCTTTCCAATATATTGGCAAGAGTGTTCAGGGACGGCGAGGTAAGATCGTTTTCCAGCTGGGAAATAAAACCTTTGGACAATTCGCAGCGGCTGGCCAGCTCATCCTGAGTGAGGCTTTTTTCCTGCCGTAGCCTCCGTATCTTAGCGCCAATGTTCATTTTTACGCCTGCAATTCCGCGCGATAGATAAAAAGTCCATCCGCTTGATCTACCAACAAAAGTTTACTTATACTAAAATTATATTTTTAAAGCGGTTAATTGTCAACAAAAACCGGCTTGCAACCACGGAAAGCAATTTTCAAAGCCCTAAGCGCTCTTTTTCAAGTCTTATGCTTTTGTCTCGTTGATCCCGTATTCATTTTGAAACTGCTTCCGGCTTGGCATTTGCGCGAACTTTGAAAATTGATTTCCGTGCTTAAGGCGGCTTTGGTGTTGCCATCGATGGTTTGCCTGTGGTATAATTCTAAAAAGCAAAGTTGCCGCCATATCCGCAAGCGGTTGCCGGATGCTTAAGGAGCGGATCGGCGGCATGCCGTGGCTGTTTTTCCTAAGAGCAGGTCAAACAAAGGTTTTTGCCGGTGACTTTGGATTTTCATCGCTGCGCTTGTTTTTTGGAAAGCCGATCGGCTTTATTTGCGGCTCGCCGCCTGTAAGAGGGGCAGTTCTATATATGACGTCCGCCTTAGGTTTTCTATGGCGTATTGTTTGAGGCCGCCGGTTCTGTTGCCGCCTGCCTTTTGCGTGGAAAAATCATCTTTACCTAATACGCCAAAACAATGAAGGGACAAAGTAACCGTAAGCCGGCCGCGCAGAAAGAGGCTTCTTGGCTGGAAAAGCCTTCCGCCGTTTGCGGTGAAGTTCTTCCCGGAGTTTTTTGCTGAAACATTTTCCGCAGGATTCGCAAAAGTAGGCAAAAACGTAGCTTCGCGTTAAGAAGGAAAGTGATAAACAAGGGTGGTACCGCGAGACTTTCGCCCCT belongs to Acidaminococcales bacterium and includes:
- a CDS encoding cupin domain-containing protein: MNIGAKIRRLRQEKSLTQDELASRCELSKGFISQLENDLTSPSLNTLANILESLGTTLKDFFNDYSDERIVFRDEDFYQVEDREYKFKIEWIIPNAQKNVMEPIIITLEPGGRSKEEIAHQGEEFGYVLSGSVYIHLGNKKYKAHQGEAFSYKSNANHYMTNVGKRAAKILWIAAPPSF